CCTCTGAATGAAGCTCCAGAACCTGCTCCAATTCCTCCTGCTGCCTCCCTATTAACCCATGCCAGTTATCATCATCCTCTCCCCTTTCTATCCGTCCTACATTCCACATCAATGTCCATGCCTCCACCTCCTTCATCTTCAACAAAGCTTCGGGTTCCACCAATCTTCTAGCCAACGTGGGTTCCCCTTTTATGACCACCTTCTCCCCTTGTCTGAACACCATCGTCAATTCACCGCAATTCAGGGTCACTTATCCCAGCTTGGCTAACCACTCCACTCCTAATATTATATCAACTCCTCCTAATTCGAAAAGATGGAACCTCTCCTCTATCTCGGTTTCCCTTATATTAATCACGACCTTCTTATAACAACCTCGGGTCTTTTTCCTTTGCTTGTCTCCCAGACTCAGCTGATAAGGGTGTGTGTCTTCTATTGGTAATCCTAACTCCTCCACCCGTCCTCTGCCAATGAAGTTGTGGCTAGCGTCACTGTCAATCAGAATCAGCACAATCCTTCCCCCTACTTTTCCTTGCAGTTTCATTGTTTTCGGTTGAGTGAGGTCTCCAACCGAAAATGCTGACAACTCCATTTGTTTCTGATCTAGTTCTGCCACTTCCCCTTCAGTTTCTTCCTCTTTGTCCTCCCCCAATATAACCACTCTCAGACTCCTCTCCGGACAATGGTGGCTTGGATTGAACGACCCACCGCACCTGAAACATCGTCCTTCTTCTCTCCGTTTTAAGAACTCTGGGTATGGCAGATTTCTCGTGTTCCTCCCCCTATTATCGCTCCCCGCCGTATTTCCAACCTTCGTCGTACCACTACCAATGTTCCCTTCCTTCCTTACTAAACCCACACTCTCGGAAACTCCTTGTCGTCCTTGGATATTGCGATTGGGCTCGGACCGCGTCACCGTTCCTCCACCTCCTGTCGTATGCCCCCAAGATGGTTGATTCTTGGTCACATTCCAGCCCTCAGCCTTTGCACCGCGATGCGCCTCCTCCACGTCCCTTGCGATCCTCATAGCCGCCATCAATTCTTGAGGATCATGAGGTCTCACTTGGCTCCTGAGATCCTCCTGTAAACCAGCGAGAAAATACCCCAACAGTTGTTCTTCCAAAACCCCCTTTGTCTGACCCACCAAGATTTCGAAATCTTGAACATACTCTTCCACTGTCCCGGTTTGCTTCATTGTTGCCAATCGTTCGAAAATGGTGTCCATGTTCCTACCTCTGAATCTTATGATCATCGCTTCCTTCAGGCCTTCCCAAGAACAGTTCTTGGCTTTGTCCTTCCAGAACTTGAACCAATAACCTGCGCTACCTTCCATACTGATGTAAGCCAGCCGCACCTTCTCCTGCTCCGTCACTCCTTGGATTTCAAAGAATTTTTTGGCCCGATTAATCCAGTTCAATGGATCGAGCCCTTTAAAGATGGGTAAATCCACTCTCTTTCTCCAACTGGGTTGCCCGTTGCTGCGTTTGACTTCTCTCTCgccttccacttcttctcacCTGTCTCTTCGATTCTCGTTGACGAACACTTGGCTCCCTTTTGAATTTCCCTCCTGATTTCTGGTTTATCCACCCAAGATTCGCATTACTTCTTGCAAGTCCTTACGCATCACTGACGTCTTCGCCTTTAACCCGTCCATCGCAATCTCCATAGCCTCCAATAGCCCTTCGACCACGTTCAACCTCCCGTCTACTCTGCCCTCCAAAGCGCTCAATTTCCCCTCCATTTCGCCTTTCTCTCCCAAATGGATCCGGTAGGTCAGACCGATTGATAGGTTTCTGGGTATGAAACCTATCTAAAACAATCACTCACACTCACAATCAAGAACTCAAACTGTATAAAGAATGAGTTTCTGTATTTCTATTCAACAAAGTACATGTACAGCCAATATATGGGAGCCTAATCCCTCTCCACAGGATAAAAGTTCCTTTCTCTACAAAAGAGTATTCAAAAGCTACCTTATACATTGTACCGAAACTCTATTCATAAGATTACTAACTTCCCGCCTCTCCTACTTTTAAAACCGTTAGGACTCATTCTTCCTTCTCCTCTCATAAACTCTCCACTCCCTAACagaatgaaaattttctcctcCACTATCTAGTCTACTGTTCTCTTGTCCTTAATATCCAAATctgttttacaatattttaccCTTAATTCAAGTACCTTTTTCCATCAAACATTTGGCGATAATTTTTGACAGCTGGTTACCAAGATATAATCCATATTTATTGTTGTCTGCAACAAATCTCTCGTTTAACTGAATGAATTATATCATCCCCAGCACCTTgctaaataaaatttcttataatCCTATATTCAATAGGCTACACCTCTGGGAATATAGAGGCATAATTAGTCTTCAAATTATTCTTCAAACCTGAAATACCGATAGCcaaattaatattcaaattgACTTCCAAGATAAAGGCACAAACTTTGTCAATTAGATCAGGTCATAGCTGGGTATTGTGATTGATTGATTGGGATGTACGGGAGCCTCATTTTTATCTATAGTTCACAGATACAATACATTGCATGCGGAAAAGTAATCCAGAGTGTTGGATCACTTTCATCTATCTTTGTATCATATTAACGCATGCATACCTGATTGAGGGTTTCCTTCAACAaggttgttttctttttttcatttttggttcTTAAACCATTTACATTCTATTATTCCTGGGGTTCACATTGAAGATGATAGATGATGAGTCAATGAAGATTCAAGTATAAATAATTATGCAGACTTCGGATTGTATGACATTCTTCTTTTTGTAAAGGTGcaatttctaaataaattgaTGCAAATGCTTGCAGATCTGATGTTGATTTCAAGGAATTTTGCTTGCAAGTATTATTTGAGTGTGTGAGCAAGGATAGACCAGCTCTTTTACAGGTAATATACAAGAAGGTTTGTTatgctaaatttaaaaaaaatagtgatggTCCAATTTAAAAACCTTCTATGCCGGTTGCATTTCCATGTTGATCATACATGCCCCATTTCAGATAATGAGATTTTgcactttttaaaatttgaatgttatgATATTCTGCTTTAATGATGGTTTTGTTATGCAGGTTTATTTGTCATTGTACACAACTGTTGAATCGATGGCCGAACAAGTTACTAAGGGTGCCGTTGGTTTTAGTGATTCGCTCTCTATATCTGGTTTTAAGGTAGTTCTATGCTTGGTCTTGATGATTGTACTTTCTTTTTTAAGTAATAATCTATCTCTAAACTGGTTTATAAGCTCAGCTCGTTAGGTACACATCTTTTCTCTTAGCAATAGTGATCTTTGCTAGGATTTAAGTACAATAAGAGAGTCCAACTTTAAAGACTAGTCCATTAGATGGGAGAACCTCAAAGGTTTAGGTACCACATCAAGTAACTTGTTCTGATTTGAGACTCGTCACATTGCCACCCTCTTTAATGGCCAACATCACTCTACGACTCTAATCCGGTAGCACCCCTTTTATCTTTGATGGTTTCACTGATCAATCGGTTTGCTATTTTCACCTTATTCCAGCTCTTTTCATAAACCATCTCTCAACAAAAAACATCAATAATTTTTAGGATATTTTAACCACAGGAGGAGAACCATACATAAAATACTAGTTCATTAAATAGGAGAACCTCAAGGCTTAAGTACCACATCAAGTAGTTTATTTCACTCAATGTGTGACTCCTAAAGTCTCTGATTTAAACTAATTGTGATttgttcaaataaaataaatcttaattCTCTAAGTCTTTTAAGTTTTTGCACGAGGACGAGTCTTGATGCAATGGAAGATTGTTTACTTGTGTTTGTGATGTCATGGTTGGTCATGACTAAAGTCTGCCTCACCTGTCGATAAGTTGGTAGACCCAATCCAGGCCCTCATATGTGCGAACCCTCTGGCCCACTCCTTATAAGCATGTGTGTGACTCGATGGTAATTGTTTCTGCTTGCAGCTTGCTCTAATTTATATCGAGGCACTGATGACTGGAAAATTGTCTGCCCCAAAAGGAGGAATTGTTCAATCAACATTTGTTGGTTCGCTTCGGAAGCAGGTGGAAGAGCTCTTAAATTGTTCCCAGGAATTGAAGGACGATTTCCATAACTACTTGAAATTGGGAAAATGGCCTGATGGAGAATCCCAAGATAAACGTTCAATTCTTCTGTCGTGGTTTCTTCAGTGGTTTGATGTACCAGCATCATCTGTAATTAGGACGACTGTAGATAGAGTTAAACCTAAGCTTATGTCGTCATCTTCAGTTCCCTTCTTGCGTCTGCTTTTTCCAAGAACTCACATTCGTGTGATCAGTGAAATAGATAGATGTTTGTCATGATTGTTGATCAGCTGTAacatttattgttattgttattactattattattattatgatgataAAGATGTGAATTTTAATCTTTTGATTGACAAATATTAATGTACAGTAGTTTTACACTGCAGGGGTGCAATTACTAGCTAGTACTTTTTCATAGGCTTCTTACGTATCAACAATTTTTTgcttacattttaaaattttcacattcaagTCTTATGCATGTCATTTAATGGACATCAAGGTGcgttctattatttttaatatggcTCTATTAGGTGATATTAAGAGTTCATTTGTTTAgcttttttcatgaaaaaaaaaacagtttcaTTTAAAAggcaaaaaatgaaaattatatttgaaaaaacatGAATCTGATGAAAGCTTAttgactatttttaaaaattacccAGTAGCTTTCGATAAAGAACatgagataattttttaaatggtactttctataaaataaaaaagtttagtaCCGAGGGAATTAAATTTAATGGATGAGGTGCTTCGTAATGAGACAATGTTTCAATGTGTCCTGCACAAACtttttctcaaagaaaataccacagtatataaaaaaagtagtttGATCAATAAACAATGgctaagtaattattttttttatctaattataGAATTGTTTCCTAACAAACTGATCGTAAATTTGATGTTAGTCAGGTTTCGATTTGGTCTAACTTTTTATGGACGCTGGCCTCGgtttatttgagtgaaaatTAAATGCAATTTCTGAAGTATCATATTTTCGAACATGCACGGACCAAGGATCATagaatacaattatttaaaaaaatgacaaaagacTATTTAGAAACTGAAAAATGAAGCAATtattctaagaaaataaagtaaaaaccTTCGTgctttattttctcttcatttaaGGAACAAGGGTTCATTGTACATTTAAGGATCTTGCTGAGTAAATAAAAGGAGGTAAAAAGGTCCAATtcctaaaaggaaaaaaagtcgATAAAAAGTGACTAAAACTTACAAAAACTGAAACAAATGCCGAGGCATTAAAGGGAAAAAggagaaataataacaattaaggAAATAGTGAAAAGGAAATAAGAGTATGTGTGAAGATCTCTATAGGTAGTCTGATGCGGGTCAAGATTGAGAGATGATTCGTGTATAGAAGAACTCATTCCAAGTGTCAGGTAATCCTGGTAAACACCAATGGATGCAATCTGCATAATTAGTAGGATCAGCTTGCTGTTCCGGAGTTAGCATTTTGCCTTGGCGTATGGTGTAAACAGAAGTGTGTGCATCTTTTCTCAGCTCTGATAAAGTAGTGATGTTAATGAAGTACACTGGCACCTTCATTGATTCTGTCACATTGTTGGCAATTGCAAAAAGTCGACGATCTGTTCCCACATCCAATGGGCTTGACATGTTCACCACAGGATTCGTTTCTTTAGCACATTTTATTCCATCTGGGTTGTTCCAATTCTCAGGCCTACATAACCACATGCTTATATGTAAATTTCAATCCAAAgggtataaaaaaaaatttagcaaATGTGTTGTTGCATACTGTAAATTTCACTGATTGACAGAAAATTGCAAGTGGGTTAAACTGTTTGGTACTATCTGGTGTCACTGAAGatgcttatagagtttttacattacttaaattttatgttaCCTTCATGTCTATATCTATGTTGCGTCTACATAACtgtttcatattataaaaatcaatCCCTGctgattcttgtaatttaaatatgaaaaagcaTTAAGAAAACTTACTTGATGTGTAGAGGGGACGTGCTGCTGAAGAAAACTTTGGTTCTATTTGGGTCAATGTTCTCATCTACCCATTTGGACCATGTTTTGAGGACTCTCTCATATGCTATTGGCCGAGGAACTTCATCGTACTCCGTGGACCCTTCATCGAATGATCCTCGTCTGTTGCATCACACAAGAATCCACAAACTCAACAAATTTCCTTCAAAATTACGAAACCTTaaggaaagggaaaaaaattatcatttgtGCTTACAGGACTTTCATAGTGAAAGTGTTCATCCACCAAATATAGGtgttgaagatcaagaagtctGCATCCTTCCAATTCAATCCGTGCTTTTTTATCGATTCAGGCATGATTATACGGTTCAATATGCTGTGCATGTTTGGATCATCTGAATTTGACTCTACGAGGAATGGTGCCCAATAGAATTCCACAGTTGTAACATGCTCTGGCTCCTACACAAAAATAACCAACCACATAGTACTACTCAGCAAGAGTGCATTCTAAGACATGTTAATCCAATATTCCCGACAAAATGTGTGCTTTCTTAACTACCAAGAGATAGCCACAATCTCCCAAAACAAGAACTTTCACACAAACGCCAAACAAGTAGGTAGCTTGGAACTTAAAAAACTTCATATTAGGCCATCAAATGCAGTGCCCCACCACCCTCATGCACCAAATGATTATATTTTCAGCTTTGCACCGGCTCTAGCTCACAAGGGTAAAGtctaattaatgaagaaaaagtAGCACTtgagcagtcaaataatataatatatgtgatGGTCTTTTGAGGGAAATTTACCTAAAAAAAGCTTAACAATGATAAAACTATAGCTAAACTTAAGAGAATGCActatttttaactcaattttaagataaactttttttgttatctttattCAATTGGATTTTCTAACAATATGCAATTATGAATTCTGATTATCAAATGGGGCAGCTGGGATAACTATAATCTCAATAAATTTCCATCTAATATCTAAGTATTTTTAGCTTCCTCATTGGTAAACTCACCCGACAAAAGTTCACACTCAAACAACATCTATACAAGACATGTTTATAGGAGTTTTTTTCTAGAAGTTCATTATAAAAACGACATGTTTATTTAGAGGAGTTTTACtacaaattcattaatttaaatttaactcttTGAAGTTCTCTTTTTAGCTTTTACgtaatgttaattttttccttatttttcagTAGGACTTGACGGAAAAACTCATCTTTCATTCCCATAATATAATGTCTTCCCCAGTTGTCATACTTGAacaagaagagagaaaggagaaacgCAATTACAAACCATGATTTTGAAGATGGCAAGAGAACCAGTCTTGTACCATGTCTTGTTATGCGAAGGAACCGCAGAATTGACCATACAAACCATTGATTCCCACTGGTTCCTATTCAGCGAATCTCCGACAAACATAAGCCTCTTCCCTCTGATCTTCTCAAACAAAAGCTTCGGTTTGAACCTTAACGATTTCATAAAAACGAAAACAACATAAGAACACtaccaaaagaaaaagacaaaaacttagAAGATTGAGGACAGAAAGAAAAATACTTTGGCAGAGAACAATCTCTTGGCTTCCATTTCCAGTTCTGATACAAAGAATCAGGTCGTCCATTCTTCATGCATGTCACTTGTGAAGTGAGAAACTCACACTGATCTTCTTTATACAAAGGGTGTGTCACGTTATCCAAAACCCACTCGCCAGTATACAAGTCACAATCTTCTGGAGGCAGTTcaactttctcttcttcctcttcctcttcttcttcttcttccacttcttcctcttcctccgcACGTGGCAGTTcaatcttcttctctttctccacAACAGTTTTCAAATCAACACGCTCCTGTGCCTCATCAGAATCTTCATCCTCTCCGCCACTCTTCTCTAGTTGCGCCCTTGAACTCTTCGAAACCGTCACCGTGACAGTGTCTTCAGCCTCCCTTTGAACAACACCACTCTCTTCCACCTCCTTTCTCGCTCCCCCTTCAACAGAATCAACCTCTTTCCCTACTCCTTCCTGTGTTTCACGCGCTTTGTGACTCGAAAATGGGAACTCGGCAATGGACTTAACGTCCTCGTTGTACATGAAGAGACCAAAGAGGAATATGGAAAACACGACCACGAAGATAGAGAGGTTGTTGTTCTTTCGACCCTTCATTGTTCCCATCTCCGAGGTGAATAGAGGAGTTTTCCTTCGAAGAGGCTGCATGggggagagagaagaaagaagtgaTATCAGAAAAATAGTAACAATGACAGTAATCTCTGAgcaaagaagatgcaaagagaGGTAGAGATATAGGCAGGAGAGGAAGTAGAGACATTGAAATTGTAGTATTAGGTTGGGTTTGTTCGTTTAATTAAGGTTTGGTGAAATGGTGTTGTCTTTCAAGAATATACAAGAGGCTATTGGTGGAGGAAAGTTGTCTTTCTCAATTCTCAAGCTAGGATTATCTATATATGTTGatctattttcttataaatatgtgtatgaaaaataaaaagtttgctttattttattgttgttgtaattttgGTTGAGTTTGAAGATGGAAGTGGTTGTTCTTGTGTTTAGGACAATACGTGATCTCAAAGGCAGCTTGAAAGTTGGTAGCAATCACAGTCAGTGGCAAAGGGTGGTGGTTTTTGGAGTTTTGGTGGACACAATGTTGCTGTCTTTCGGTTTTCACTCTTCAGATTTTAAGGTAACTTTAATTGATGGTGAGAGAGTTGTGTTGTGTCGTTGCGTTGAGTGTAGATTCAACAAATCTATATAAGtcaactaatatttttaaatgccaTAACATAATTTGTAAAGTTACCAtgcaaattttgaaatttaactgcagacatatataatatatgaacaaacaataatgttattataaagGGAAATAGACATAACATATATATGATGTAGTATGAGCATCAATAGAAATAATGACAGAATTTTGAATGAGTTATTATGAAATATGTATCACGTCTTTAAAGGTActgatattaaataataaatttagacaTTGATTtggataatttaatattatgacAAACCATTCATCTGCCACAATCCAAACATGTTGAGAAGTAAAAAGGTACACTTTTCAACAGATATGCATTAGACCAAACTTAAAGGTGAGATAGAACATACAACTAAAAGGCTCTACACCGTTAAGAGGAGAATGAATTggtgaaaacaaaattatattgcCTAATATACTTCTAAGAATACTTTTTgaattacttaataaaaaataaaaaaaatgagatagaAGAAAAGGAGCATTAAAAGTTTTTggctaaataattttttaatgattttttttttcagttttatccATTTGGAATATTAAATTTCGGTTTGACcgagaaaaaattaaatcaataaacaCACTTTGAATAGTATTTGGGTAGTTGAATAagagataatatatatttatccaAAGTatgtagtttttctttttcattttattaaagttatgtAAAACTTTTTTAGCTAAATGGTATGTATAATATTTCACGTGTGAAAAAGGAATTTCACCAtcgattataaaataatttttacatataatgtgaagataaactattttataatttatttagagatgaaatataagtttttaataatattttgagcatgaaaaaactatttaacCTTTAacacaacataaaaaattaataatttcaatctACAAatgtaaagagaaaaaaataaataagttaaaatataaaagaacttTTTATGTTAAATGTATAGAAACTCTTTAagacttaattataaataattaaaatataataaatgcatTGAATATATTCTTAGCCATCTAGATTTGTGAACTTTCTATCACTTACATCACCTaatgttttgataatttaatgAAGATTGACCCAATCGTTGCCTCCAATTTTCTCATGCAAGAAAGATCTTGACTCCTTTCACATAGTTCCTctta
This window of the Vigna angularis cultivar LongXiaoDou No.4 chromosome 7, ASM1680809v1, whole genome shotgun sequence genome carries:
- the LOC108336338 gene encoding xylan O-acetyltransferase 1, translated to MQPLRRKTPLFTSEMGTMKGRKNNNLSIFVVVFSIFLFGLFMYNEDVKSIAEFPFSSHKARETQEGVGKEVDSVEGGARKEVEESGVVQREAEDTVTVTVSKSSRAQLEKSGGEDEDSDEAQERVDLKTVVEKEKKIELPRAEEEEEVEEEEEEEEEEEKVELPPEDCDLYTGEWVLDNVTHPLYKEDQCEFLTSQVTCMKNGRPDSLYQNWKWKPRDCSLPKFKPKLLFEKIRGKRLMFVGDSLNRNQWESMVCMVNSAVPSHNKTWYKTGSLAIFKIMEPEHVTTVEFYWAPFLVESNSDDPNMHSILNRIIMPESIKKHGLNWKDADFLIFNTYIWWMNTFTMKVLRGSFDEGSTEYDEVPRPIAYERVLKTWSKWVDENIDPNRTKVFFSSTSPLHIKPENWNNPDGIKCAKETNPVVNMSSPLDVGTDRRLFAIANNVTESMKVPVYFINITTLSELRKDAHTSVYTIRQGKMLTPEQQADPTNYADCIHWCLPGLPDTWNEFFYTRIISQS